AATAGACTCACTTATATCGATAAAGTGATACAAAACATTGCTTTCTAATAGAACTTACACACTTTTCGGGACAGTGCCTTGAAAAGATTCTAGAACCACTTTCATACTAGGTTTGGATACCCTTCGGTTACCCTTCCTTTACCCTTCCTTTACTCTAGGGGTAACCAAAGGGTAAAGGAAGGGTAACCGAAGGGTAAAGGATCTGTATTGCATCCACTTGTTTGTTGTAATATTTCGATTTTAATATTGAACACACTCACTTAATCAGATTTTTTAGACATCCTTGTTATTAGCATTTGTATTACTAAAGTAACAATAGGAATAGTAATTACAATAGCTAAATACCCTACAATAGTAATAATCAACCCTTCGGTCGTTCCTCTGGGGATATCAATTATTTTTCCTTGAGAAAAAAATCTCATTAATTTGTAACCTACTATCGCAGCAATAAATGGAGTAATACTATATTTTTTAAAAAATGTATTATTTTTATTCATGATTTGAAAATTAAATTAAGACTTCATGTGATGATATTTTACTAATAAATTGGTGATTAGCTATCTAATTTATGAATAAAATAGATAGCTAATCTTACAGTCTTTTCAACCTTACAATCCTACTGCTCCTGTCGCTATCCAATATGCAGCTCCTACGGGATTGGCGGAAGCAGCACCTCCTGTAGTTAGCGTAGCCTGTGCTCCAAAACAACCCATGCCAACAAAAAGCGACGAACAAACATCTTTTCCATATTCCAAACCTGCATTCAATGCGCCTCCTTCTTCAGTACAAGCGGATCCCATAGCACAACCAAGTCCTAGCTGCTGAATGGTTATATCGTGATTACTTTTTGTACTCATCCCTTGCATAAAACCAAGAGAAAAAATCCAGGGAATTCTCTGGATATAGTACTCGGATTCTTATCAAGATGCTTTGCAATGCAACGTAACGAAATTCCTTCTTTGACTTTATCTTCTAAAATGTATCTTTGTTGTATGGTGAAGTGCTTCATTGAGGGCAAAGTATTGATTAATATTTAGGTGCAACCTCAAAGAAAGGCTTCACCTTTTTCTTGTCCAAAATGTTGCACTTCAATCTAGAATCTAAGTAAAATAAAACAACTCTTTTTTATTACCTGTTGAGTAAGCGGCAAAAGCATCAGTCAAAATATTTGATAAACTACTTGTTTGTGAGATGTTTGAGCTAGGTATATTGTGTTTGCTATCATTAATTGATATCCTTAAAAAGAAAGGTATTGACCAAATACTAATCGCTACGATAACATAAATTGATAATATCTTTAATTGTTTGTTGTAATATTTCGCTTTTTTAATATTGAACACACTCACTTAATCAGATTTTTTAGACATCCTTTTTATTAGCATTTGTATTACTAAAGTAACAATAGGAACAGTAATCATAATAGTTAAATACCCTACAGTAATTATAATCACCCCTTCGGTCGTTCCTTTGGGGATATCAATTATTTTTCCTTGAGAAAATAATCTCAGTAAAAAGATAGCTGATATCGCAGCAATAAATGGAGTAATACTATATTTTTTAAAAAATGTATTATTTTTATTCATGATTTGAAAATTAAATTAAGACTTCATGTGATGATATTTTACTAATAAAATGGTGATTAGCTATCTACTTTATGAATAAAATAGATAGCTAATCTTACAGACTTTTCAATCTTACAATCCTACTGCTCCTGTCGTTATCCAATATGCAGCTCCTACGGGATTGGCGGAAGCAGCACCTCCTGTAGCTAGCGTAGCCTGTGCTCCAAAACAACCCATGCCCATAAAAAGCCCCCCACATACATCTTTTCCATATTCCAAGCCTGCATGCAATGCGCCTCCTTCTTCAGCATAAGTGGCTCCCATAGCACAACCAAGTCCTAGCTGCTGAATGGTTATATCGTGATTACTTTTTGTACTCATCCCTTGCATAAAACCAAGAGAAAAAATCCAGGGAATTCTCTGGATATAGTACTCGGATTCTTATCAAGATGCTTTGCAATGCAACGTAACGAAATTCCTTCTTTGACTTTATCTTCTAAAATGTATCTTTGTTGTATGGTGAAGTGCTTCATTGAGGGCAAAGTATTGATTAATATTTTGGTGCAACCTCAAAGAAAGGCTTCACCTTTTTCTTGTCCAAAATGTTGCACTTCAATCTAGAATCTAAGTAAAATAAAACAACTCTTTTTTATTACCTGTTGAGTAAGCGGCAAAAGCATCAGTCAAAATATTTGATAAACTACTTGTTTGTGAGATGTTTGAGCTAGGTATATTGTGTTTGCTATCATTAATTGATATCCTTAAAAAGAAAGGTATTGACCAAATACTAATCGCTACGATAACATAAATTGATAATATCTTTAATTGTTTGTTGTAATATTTCGCTTTTTTAATATTGAACACACTCACTTAATCAGATTTTTTAGACATCCTTTTTATTAGCCTTTTTATTAGCATTCGTATTACTAAAGTAACAATAGGAATAGTAATTACAATAGCTAAATACCCTACAATAGTAATAATCAACCCTTCGGTCGTTCCTCTGGGGATATCAATTATTTTTCCTTGAGAAAAAAATCTCATTAATTTGTAACCTACTATCGCAGCAATAAATGGAGTAATACTATATTTTTTAAAAAATGTATTATTTTTATTCATGATTTGAAAATTAAATTAAGACTTCATGTGATGATATTTTACTAATAAATTGGTGATTAGCTATCTAATTTATGAATAAAATAGATAGCTAATCTTACAGTCTTTTCAACCTTACAATCCTACTGCTCCTGTCGCTATCCAATATGCAGCTCCTACGGGATTGGCGGAAGCAGCACCTCCTGTAGTTAGCGTAGCCTGTGCTCCAAAACAACCCATGCCAACAAAAAGCGACGAACAAACATCTTTTCCATATTCCAAACCTGCATTCAATGCGCCTCCTTCTTCAGCATAAGTGGCTCCCATAGCACAACCAAGTCCTATCTGCTGAATGGCTATATCGTGATTACTTTTTGTACTCATCCCTTGCATAAAACCAAGAGAAAAAATCCAGGGAAATTGCATTTATAACTGATTGGATATTAGACGGAATTAACAAGTATTAGAACGAGCGATAAGCTTTTCCCTATATTCATCGACATATATAGCTCTATTTTTCTTCCATTTCAATGTTTTTTTGTTCTCTGTATCCAATTTTAAGATATTAAGAGCCATTTTACAAAGCATATTCATATTCTCAGCTGCATGATCTTTTTTACGCTGTTGTTTATCTTCATCGAATGACACATCAAGAGACCAATGAAGATTATTCTCTATTGCCCAATGTGAACGTATAGGTCTATTAAACCTCTCAGCTGTTGTATCTAACGAGGAAATATAATATCTCACATCAGATCTTTCTTTATTTGTTGAAGACTCTAATGTCTGGGTTGTTATTTGAATTAAACTACGGATACCACTCCATTTGGTCAATACAGAAGCACCTTCAAAGTCATTTATTACATCACAGATACGTGTTTCAATTCTTCCATGACCACAGTCTTCTGTGATATTAGAATCACAAACAATATCTGTATTAAATTGAATGACAATCTCCTCTTTAGTTTTCTGCTGATTACCTTTTACTTGTAAAATATAGTCCCCTTCTTTTTCCAGTATTTTATATGCAATTTCAGTTTGACAGCCCATTGCATCTGTTGTAACAATCATTCCTTTGACAGTGATAAGATCTAACAATTCTGGGATGGCTGTTATTTCATTACTCTTTTTGTTCGTGGTAACCTGTCCCAAGCACAAACCATTACCTGAAGCAAAAGCGGATACAACATGGATTGCATTTTTCTTAGCATTGGCAGAACCTTTAATAGTCTTACCATCAATTCCTATAACTTGATTTGAAGTTCGCTTAGTTAAATTTGAAGACCAGTTGATAAAACACTCATTAAAGAGCGAAGAATCTAAATGTCTAAATACTCGACCAATGGTATCGTGTGATGGAATCCCTGATGCGTACGGATAAAATTTTCTCAGCCAGTCAGTTTTAAGTTCTCCAAATTGTGCAATATCTTCATTGGTTTTAAAACCACTTAAGGTGGCTGATAATGAAAGGAATAGAATTTCTGTGAGTGGGTACATAAAATTACCTTTTTGTATTCTTCGAGGATCTTTTAATGGAAGGAAATAACGAGTAATCTTATTATCATAATTATTTACAACTACTTCATTCATATTTTTTTTAGAAAAGGACATCTCTCTGTTAATACTAATTCAGAATGTAATAGGCAGAATATGCCATAAATAATGTAGTAAATATAACAAAATTTATTAATTTCTTAAATGCAATTTCCCTGCCATTACCACGCTTTTTCAAAATAATATAGAGAAAGGATTTTATAAGGATAAGAGTACATATTACAATGGCGTCTCTTTAGGACATCAGTTAGATGTAGATGAGGTTCATGCTGGAGGGGTGCTATCCGACGTTCAGAATATTCAATATGTTGTTCCTGAGAGTTACAAAGTACGTATTGAACAGTCTAAGCAGGCTTCTTTGAAGAAGGACAAAGGGGGGTAAGTATAATCCGATCTAAGTGGCTCATTCCAAAGCGTGGATAGATCATGGTCGTGCTCCTTAAAGGGGCTTCCTATGAATATCTCGTATTGATGGATGCTAAGCGTAATGAAGCAAAAGATAGAGCAACCAACAAAGGGTATCAAGTGCTTCAGCAAGATTCTGTAGCCCATGTAGTGAAGCATGCGAAACTGAATATGACTGGTTATGTCATCTTTAAACCAAATGAATTCCATTCCAAAGGAAGGATTAAGGGGGTGGATACACCTCTATTGTTGATGATGAAAGAGAACGGAAAGGCGAGTATGTTGACTATTGCAAATCCGGACTTACATATGCCTAAGTGGAATCATAATATGTCGGTGATGCCTTTGGATATTACCCACGGATATATCTCGGGTGAAGTGGTGTCGGTTACCCTGGATGGGATTTGGAGACCGATAGGGTATAATTATGATTTGCTTTCGGTAAAGTATGACAACCAGAGCACTACGCTGAAAATCTATACCCGAGATGGGAAGAGTATTGATCTGCCTCTTAGTAAGCAGTAATCGTAGTTGACTTTAATATAATGTTGAATATATAATGCGAATCAAGAGTTGGATTTCATATCTAACCAAGTGGTTTAATTGCTTATATATTAGACATTTATATTGTTTTTATCTTTGAAAATCAGTATCTTATAGTTGTTTTCAAAGCGACTTTAAAATATGATAATCAAGGATAAGGACTTCAATTTAATAAAAATATACGATCTAATTTGTTATTATTTCGATGAGTTAAGATATTATTGTGAACGATTTAGTAACATAACTCCCCTTGCTTTACTGATCAAGAGGTGATGACAATATATCTTTTTGGTGTTCAATATCAAGAATACACCAAGATAAATCAGATTCATAAATTTGCATGTGATTACTTGTCTGACTGGTTTCCAAATTTAGGATCTTATCAAGCATTTTGTAATCGCCTTAATCGTTTAGGTGGAGCTTTTACAAGATTGTCTGAGTTATTACTTGAAGACACTCAGCCTAATGATTGTATTATCGATCAATGTTTACTTGATTCGATGCCAATTATAACGTGTTCTGGCAAACGAAAAGGCAAGGTGGCCAATGAAGTAACCAATAAAGGCTATTGCTCTACGAAAGGAGTTTACTATTATCGCATGAAGCTTCATATGCTGGGATAAGACGACAAGATGCTTTACCATTTCCAGAGCAAGTCCTTTTTACCCCTGCATCTGTGAACGATATTGTCGTTTACAAGGAGAGATGGTCAGAGATGCGGAACAGAACCTTCTTCGGAGATAAAATTTACATGCATAATGAATTTAACCAACAAGTGAAGAATCAGTATAATTCAGAAATGTTGACACCTATTAAGGCAATAAAAGGAATGCCCTTGATAATCAAACAAAGAATAAAAGCAGCAGATGATTTGTATAATAGAGCTGTATCTAAAATTAGACAACCTATTGAAGCAATGTTCTCTTGGCTAATCGAAAAAACAGATATACAAAGAGCTAGTAAAGTAAGGTCTACAAAAGGATTAATGGTACATGCATTCGGTAAACTAACTGCAACGTTTCTTAATTATGTTTTGAACCCTTGATTCGCATATATAGTGAAGTTTTACACTTCAGAGCTCGCATTGGGGACCAGCCATTCTCCAAAGCAGCTCTTTTAAACAACAAACTTAAATTATATAATATAATATATGAAGTTAAAAGATATATCCTTGTCGATGGCAATGATGCTCTCTGCATCTTGCTTTCATCATGCAGAGGCACAGAGTGAGGAAAAAAGCCCAAATATTTTATTTATCTCTGTAGATGATCTAAATGATTGGGTCGGATTAATGGGAGATAAGGAGCATCCTGATGTCATTACTCCTAATCTAGATCGTTTGGCTGCTAGAGGGGTCTACTTCACGAATAATCATGCAAATACCACCGCATGTACGCCCTCTCGACTCTCTGTGATGACCGGAATGGGAGCAGTAAGCACGGGCTGTTATACCAATAGTAGTGGGGTGCAAAATAAGTCGCTTTTTCAAGAGAGTATTCCTCTTCAAAGTACCCTTCGTCAGAGTGGTTACTATACTATGGGGTGTGGTAAGATTGAGGGACATGCTTTGATGGAGTATGATAAGAAATATCCTGATACAAAAATGTGGGACGAGAGGGTGCCAAGAAGTTTCCGTATGAATACGCCTACTTTTAGAGATGGTGGTGGTTATGGGGGGATCGATTTTTATCCTTTTCCTATGGGTGGATCGGATATCAAAAAATATAATGCATCCTATAAGGGACACTCTCTTTGTGCTGGTCCAATTGATAGAGATTATATCCCTGGAGGAAAGATGCCAGATGAACTAACCGTTGAGTGGGCTATGGACCGTCTTCAGAAAGACTATGAAAAGCCTTTTATGTTGGGGGTGGGATTTGTTCGTCCCCATGTGCCTTATACCGCACCACGTGAGTTTTTCGATATGTATCCTCTAGATAAAATTCATATTCCAGTAGACCCAAAAGGAGAGATGGATGATATACCACTTTTTGGTAAAGCGATGGCGTATGGTTGTTTTGATCCTTGTGATGAACGAATGGTTCGAGAGTTAGGACCAGAATATAGAAAGAAATTGGTGCAAGGTTATTTGGCTTGTGTCACGTTTATGGATACCCAATTAGGAAAACTGCTCGATGCCCTAGATAAAAGTGTCTATGCTGATAATACCATCATCTGTTTGTGGTCGGATCATGGACAACATCTAGGGGAGAAGCATAGTTGGAGAAAACAGGATTTGTGGCAAGAGTCAACGAATTGTCCGATGCTATGGATTGTTCCAGGAGTGACCAAAGGGGGTAAGGTTTGTAACCAGCCAACTAGTTTGATTGATATCTATCCTACCATGTTATCCCTATGTGGTTTGGAATCAAAGCATGCCTTAGATGGAAATGGCTTGCTCCCACAACTTAAGAATGTGAAAGTGAAAAGAGATTACCCTGCACTGACGTCATGGTCTTTTGGTAGCCATTCGTTGAGAGGGGTTCGTTATCACTATATTCACTATTATGATGGGTCAGAAGAGCTCTATGATTGCAAAAAAGATTATGCAGAACATACGAACTTGGCTTCGAATCCTAAATATGCTAAGGTGATTGAAAGAATGAAGAAATTTCTTCCGAAGGATAAGTACCAACCAACAGAGAGAAGTAAAGAGTTTCATCGCTATTGAGATCGTGTCGCTCGCTGGAGTAAAAATCCAGAGTCGCTACCAGACTATTTGCGGTAGCTTTTGTTATTTATATTTGTTCATTAAAGGGATTGCGTGCAAGTGCAATCCCTTTTTTAATATAACGTATGACTAAAATAGATGTATAGTCTACCTAATATTAGGGTTGAACGTTGATTCCTATGACGAGAGAAATGTCGAGTCGAATAAAAAAAAAGGTTGTCTAACATATAGACAACCTTTTTCGTGAAGAGAGCCGAATATCAGATTCGAACTGATGACCCCGAGATTACAAATCACGTGCTCTGGCCAACTGAGCTAATTCGGCATGTGGGCGAGCTAACTACATCGCACTGCTACAACCACCTATCCTTGCTGCCTTCCGACCCTGGGGAGTTTCAGTAGGAGCATGTCGTGTAGCACTCACCCGCGACAAAAGTAATACCTATCCTTTTATTTGCAAATATTTGTTCCCTTTTTTTTGATAAAAAATAGAATAAATGATCTATTTGGGAGGAGTGTTTTTTACCTCTCTTTTTAGATATGTCTATGAATCAGGTGAATATTCATTTGATATACATGTTTTAATTGTCTTCATCTTTTGCAATGATGAGGACTTTGAGTTTTATAAGTTCTACCATTTTTTAAACAATTCTGTAAAAAGAGTGTATTAAAAATTGCTTTTAATGCACCTTTAGTGTTAATCTGTGTTAATATTGGGGTTGTTTTTGTTTCGTATTTTGTTGTCTTATTTGTGTTTCAAATATATTGTGTGTTTGTAATATTCAGTATATTAGTTGTTTGTGTTTTTATTTCTGTGTGTGTTGGTGTTTGTCTTGTTTGTTAATAAAAATATATAAAATATCGTATAAGATTGTTTTTGTATGATATGTTTTGTACATTTGATATGCACCCTAGCGGAGAGCTTATTAATTGCTTTTTCTTTACTTTCCTATAAAAATTATGGCTCTTTGCTAGGGGGTCTTTCAAACATTTCTTCCCTCTTTATTGTTGATTATTGTGTAAGCATAAACTTTTATTTTATGGACCATGTCGACATTGCTAATATAGGAGTATCCCTTACTGGGACTAATATTATTCATCAACCTTCGTATGATCAACTATTTGAATATGAGTGTTCTCTCTCATTAGAGGATAATGAGCGTGGGGTGGTAACCAATACAGGAACCATTGCTGTGGATACTGGTGTATTTACAGGACGTACCCCACGGGATAAATATATTCTTATGGATAGCACTACGGATCATCAAGTTTGGTGGACGAGTGCTGCTTACCCTAATGATAATAAGCCGATAAGTCCATATATTTGGTCTCATCTTCTGGATTTAGTTACGAACTATTTGCAAGAGAGAAAACTTTATGTCGTAGACCTCTTTTGTGATTTAGATCCTCAATATAGAAAGAAAGTGAGAGTGGTTACGGAGATTGCTTGGCAAGCTCATTTCGCAATGAATATGTTTGTTCGCCCGACCAAAGAGGAGTTAGAATGTTTTGGAGATCCCGACTTTACGGTTTTGTGTGCTAGTAGGGTGTTGAATAAAGAGTGGAAAGAGCAGGGTTTGAATTCCGAAAATTTTGTTGCTTTTAGTTTGGCTCATGGTATTCAATTGATTGGCGGTACTTGGTATGGTGGAGAGATAAAGAAGGGGATCTTTTCGATGATGAACTATTTTCTTCCATTAAAAGGAGCTCCAACGATGCATTGTGCAGCTAATCAAGGAGAGGATGGAGATATTGCTCTTTTCTTTGGTCTTTCTGGAACAGGAAAAACGACACTTTCAACTGATGAGGGGCGTCTGTTGATAGGGGATGATGAACACTCTTGGGGGAATGCTGGAATTGCGAATCTCGAAGGAGGTTGTTATGCAAAAACATCTAAGCTGAGTTTTGAGAAAGAACCTCATATATACCAAGCGATAAAACGAAATGCACTCTTAGAGAATGTGATGGTGGGAGAGGATGGAGAGGTGGATTATGATGATGTGAGCAAAACGGAAAATGGTCGTGTTTCTTATCCTATTAATCATATTGAATCGCTTGCCTCCTTAGTACAACCATTAGGACATCCGAATAAGATTGTCCTTTTAACAGCAGATGCTTTTGGCGTTTTTCCTCCTGTCTCTAAGTTAAACAAACAACAGTTTATGTATCATTTTCTCTCTGGATTTACATCCAAAGTATCCGGAACGGAACAAGGGGTTCTAAGTCCAGTGCCTACATTTTCTGCTTGTTATGGTGCTGCTTTCCTGACACTACACCCTACGGTATATGCTAACTTAATATTGGAAAAGATTAAAACTTTTGGAACTGAAGTGTTCTTGGTAAACACTGGTTGGCAAGGGAGTGGAGTGCGTTATCCTTTAGATCAAACACGAGCTATGGTTCGATGGGTTCTTTCAGATGAAAGTTCTCATGCTTCGTATCAAAATATCCCTATTTTCAACCTGTCGGTGCCATTAGAGATTGTTGGGGTAGAAACGGCATTGTTAGACCCAAGAAATGGATATGAGACTGAATCTTTGTGGGAAGAGAGAGCCGATAAACTATCCAAAATGTTCGTGGATAATTTCGATAAATACTCCAGCTTATTTGATTACCAAAAGATCTGTAGTGGAGGCCCGTCTTTGGTGCATGACTTTTAAGTAAGTCGTCCCCCTTATTTGGAGATGCGTTCTGTTCTCTATATTTTTGGCACATGAATGTGAAAAAAGAATATACCCAGCCATTAGAGATCTTCTCTCCCGAGATAGATCAGAAGATGGAGCTTCCTTTTTTGGGAGATGTGGTTGCAGGATTTCCTTCTCCTGCTTCGGATTACATGGAGTTG
The Prolixibacteraceae bacterium DNA segment above includes these coding regions:
- a CDS encoding sulfatase, which produces MKLKDISLSMAMMLSASCFHHAEAQSEEKSPNILFISVDDLNDWVGLMGDKEHPDVITPNLDRLAARGVYFTNNHANTTACTPSRLSVMTGMGAVSTGCYTNSSGVQNKSLFQESIPLQSTLRQSGYYTMGCGKIEGHALMEYDKKYPDTKMWDERVPRSFRMNTPTFRDGGGYGGIDFYPFPMGGSDIKKYNASYKGHSLCAGPIDRDYIPGGKMPDELTVEWAMDRLQKDYEKPFMLGVGFVRPHVPYTAPREFFDMYPLDKIHIPVDPKGEMDDIPLFGKAMAYGCFDPCDERMVRELGPEYRKKLVQGYLACVTFMDTQLGKLLDALDKSVYADNTIICLWSDHGQHLGEKHSWRKQDLWQESTNCPMLWIVPGVTKGGKVCNQPTSLIDIYPTMLSLCGLESKHALDGNGLLPQLKNVKVKRDYPALTSWSFGSHSLRGVRYHYIHYYDGSEELYDCKKDYAEHTNLASNPKYAKVIERMKKFLPKDKYQPTERSKEFHRY
- a CDS encoding ISAs1 family transposase, producing the protein MNEVVVNNYDNKITRYFLPLKDPRRIQKGNFMYPLTEILFLSLSATLSGFKTNEDIAQFGELKTDWLRKFYPYASGIPSHDTIGRVFRHLDSSLFNECFINWSSNLTKRTSNQVIGIDGKTIKGSANAKKNAIHVVSAFASGNGLCLGQVTTNKKSNEITAIPELLDLITVKGMIVTTDAMGCQTEIAYKILEKEGDYILQVKGNQQKTKEEIVIQFNTDIVCDSNITEDCGHGRIETRICDVINDFEGASVLTKWSGIRSLIQITTQTLESSTNKERSDVRYYISSLDTTAERFNRPIRSHWAIENNLHWSLDVSFDEDKQQRKKDHAAENMNMLCKMALNILKLDTENKKTLKWKKNRAIYVDEYREKLIARSNTC
- the pckA gene encoding phosphoenolpyruvate carboxykinase (ATP), yielding MDHVDIANIGVSLTGTNIIHQPSYDQLFEYECSLSLEDNERGVVTNTGTIAVDTGVFTGRTPRDKYILMDSTTDHQVWWTSAAYPNDNKPISPYIWSHLLDLVTNYLQERKLYVVDLFCDLDPQYRKKVRVVTEIAWQAHFAMNMFVRPTKEELECFGDPDFTVLCASRVLNKEWKEQGLNSENFVAFSLAHGIQLIGGTWYGGEIKKGIFSMMNYFLPLKGAPTMHCAANQGEDGDIALFFGLSGTGKTTLSTDEGRLLIGDDEHSWGNAGIANLEGGCYAKTSKLSFEKEPHIYQAIKRNALLENVMVGEDGEVDYDDVSKTENGRVSYPINHIESLASLVQPLGHPNKIVLLTADAFGVFPPVSKLNKQQFMYHFLSGFTSKVSGTEQGVLSPVPTFSACYGAAFLTLHPTVYANLILEKIKTFGTEVFLVNTGWQGSGVRYPLDQTRAMVRWVLSDESSHASYQNIPIFNLSVPLEIVGVETALLDPRNGYETESLWEERADKLSKMFVDNFDKYSSLFDYQKICSGGPSLVHDF
- a CDS encoding helix-turn-helix domain-containing protein, yielding MKHFTIQQRYILEDKVKEGISLRCIAKHLDKNPSTISREFPGFFLLVLCKG